ACGCCAAAACCCGGCACCTGACTTGACTCCCGCGCCGCCGGGCGGCAACGTCGGTTCATTCCAGCCAAGCGTGTTCCCATGCCCCTGCCCTCGCCGCTCAGCCAGCACATCATCCGCCGCCCCCAGCGCATTGCCCTGCTGGGGCATATCGCTGAGCAGGGTTCCATCACCCGCGCCGCGAAAAGTGCCGGGTTGAGCTACAAGGCTGCCTGGGACGCCATCGATGAACTGAACAACCTGGCGCAAAAACCGCTGGTGGAGCGCAGCGTCGGTGGCAAAGGCGGTGGCGGTGCCAGGCTGACCGCTGAAGGCGAGCGCGTGCTGCGCCTCTATCAACGCCTGCAGGTGCTGCAGGCCGAAGTACTCGCCACCCAAGAGGCGGCCAGCGACTTCAACCTGCTGGGCCGCCTGATGCTGCGCACCAGTGCGCGCAACCAACTGCACGGCCAGGTCAGCGCGATTGAGCGCCATGGGCGTAACGACCGGGTTCGCCTGGAATTGGCTGGGGGCCTGCACCTGGATGCACAAATCACTCACGACAGCACGCAAAGGTTGGAACTGGAGGCCGGTGTGGAAGTGGTTGCGCTGATCAAGGCCGGGTGGTTGGAGCTAGTGGCCATCGGGCAAGCCGCAACACTTGGACACAATTGCATGAGCGGTGTGATCGAGACGATTCTCGACGCTGAAGACGGCCCCAGCGAGGTGCGTATTGGCCTGCCCAACGGTCAGGTGCTATGTGCCCTGGCGCCGCCCGCCGCGCTTGCCGCACTCAACGCCGCGCCAGGCCAGCCGATCCAGGTGCAATTCGCCCCGGCCAATGTATTGCTCGGCACCCCGGTGTAGCCGGCAGGCGCCATCAAACTGCAACAATTTCGTCACGCCCGCTCCTTATGGTGTTTGCAAAAACCGTAGGGAGCCTGAAATGAGCCTATTAGAAGAACACCAAGCCACCGACCTCGAACAGATGGTCGGCCTCACCCGTCGCCGCTTTATCGGCGCCGGTGCCCTGTGCGGCGCCGCGATGTTCCTGGGCGGCAACCTGCTCAGCCGCAGCGCGCTGGCCGTGAACGCCGCCTCCGCCAGCCCCTTGCTGGGGTTTGCCAGCATCGCCGCCGCCACCACCGACACCATTACCCTGCCGCCCGGCTACAGCGCCTCGGTGCTGATCAGTTGGGGCCAGCCCCTGAGCAAGCGCGCGCCGGCCTTCGACCCTTCCGGAAACGGCACGGCCGCGGCCCAGGAGCAGCAGTTCGGCGACAACAACGACGGCATGAGCCTGTTTCCGTTCCCAGGCGACGAGCGCCGCGCCCTGATGGCGATCAACAACGAATACACCAACTACCGCTACCTCTACGCCCACGGCGGCGCGCCGCAATCGGCCGAAGACGTGCGCAAGGCGCTGGCCAGCGAGGGCGTTTCGGTTATCGAAATACAGCGCAAGGGTGATACCTGGCAGTTCGTCCAGGACTCACGCTACAACCGGCGCATCCACGGCAACACGCCGATCCGCCTGAGCGGCCCGGCCGCCGGCCACGACTGGCTGAAAACCAGCGCCGACAAAACCGGCAAGAAAGCCCTGGGCACCTTCCAGAACTGCGCCAATGGCAAGACCCCGTGGGGCACTTACCTCACCTGTGAAGAGAACTTCACCGACTGCTTTGGCAGCAGCAACCCACAGCAAACCTTCGATGCCGGGCAAAAACGCTATGGTGTGGCCGCCGCCAGCAAGGACATTCACTGGCACAGCCACGACCCGCGCTTCGACATGGCCAAGAACCCCAACGAACTCAACCGCCACGGCTGGGTAGTGGAAATCGACCCGTTCGACCCGCAATCCATCCCGGTCAAGCGCACCGCCCTGGGCCGCTTCAAGCATGAAAACGCCGCCCTGGCAGAAACCCGCGACGGCCGCGCCGTGGTGTACATGGGCGATGACGAGCGCGGCGAGTTCATCTACAAGTTCATCAGCCGCGATCCGATCAACCACAACAACCCGAAGGCCAACAAGGATTTGCTCGACCACGGCACCTTGTACGTAGCGATCTTCGACGCGGGCGATGGCAATGCCGATCATCCCAAGGGCAAAGGCCAGTGGGTTGAGCTCACCCATGGCAAAAACGGCATCGATGCCAGCAGCGGCTTTGCCAGCCAGGCCGAGGTGCTGATTCATGCCCGCCTGGCCGCCAGCGTGGTGAAAGCCACGCGCATGGACCGCCCGGAATGGATCGTGGTCAGCCCCACCGACGGCCAGGTCTACTGCACCCTCACCAACAACGCCAAGCGTGGCGAGGACGGCCAGCCGGTGGGCGGGCCCAACCCGCGTGAGAAGAATGTGTATGGCCAGATCCTGCGCTGGAAAGCCGACGCCGATAATCACGGTGCCACGGATTTTACCTGGGACCTGTTCGTCGTTGCCGGCAACCCCGGTGTACACGCAGGTTCGCCGAAGGGCGGCTCGTCCAACATCAACCCGCAGAATATGTTCAACAGCCCGGATGGCTTGGGCTTCGACAAGGCCGGCCGCCTGTGGATTCTCACCGACGGCGATTACAGCAATGCCGGTGATTTCGCCGGGATGGGCAATAACCAGATGCTTTGCGCCGACCCATCCACGGGCGAAATTCGCCGGTTCATGGTCGGGCCGGTGGCGTGTGAAGTGACCGGGATCAGCTTTTCGCCGGATCAGAAAACCTTGTTTGTGGGCATTCAGCATCCGGGTGAAACCGGCGGTTCGACCTGGCCGGAGCATCTGCCCAATGGCAAGCCGCGTTCGTCGGTGATGGCGATTCGGCGCGATGACGGCGGGATCGTCGGCGCCTGATCTAGCGCCATCGGGGGCAAGCCCCTCCCACATTGGCCGCATTCCTGGAGGATAAACGCGGTCACCTGTGGGAGGGGGCTTGCCCCCGATGGCAATGGCACAACCGCCCCCTATCTCAAGCCCGGTGCGTTACCATACCCAGCCGGACGCGGCGCCCTGCTGCGCGCAGGAGTTCGCATGGCCCACCCGTTTGAAACACTTACCCCTGACCTGGTGCTCGACGCCGTCGAAAGCATCGGCTTTCTCAGCGACGCCCGCATATTGGCGCTCAACAGCTATGAAAACCGCGTGTACCAGGTGGGCATCGAAGATTCCGAACCCCTGATCGCCAAGTTCTACCGGCCGCAACGCTGGACCAACGAGGCAATCCTGGAAGAACACCGCTTCACCTTCGAACTGGCTGAATGCGAAGTGCCGGTGGTCGCACCGCTGATCCACAACGGCGAAAGCCTGTTCGAACACCAGGGTTTCCGCTTCACCCTGTTTCCACGCCGTGGCGGCCGGGCGCCGGAGCCGGGCAACCTCGACCAGCTCTATCGCCTCGGGCAATTGCTTGGCCGTTTGCACGCCGTGGGCTCCACCCGCCCGTTCGAACACCGCGAAGCGCTGGGCGTGAAGAATTTCGGCCACGATTCCCTGACCACCCTGCTCGAAGGCAACTTCATTCCCAAGAGCCTGTTGCCGGCCTACGAGTCCGTGGCGCGCGACCTGCTCAAGCGCGTGGAGGAGGTGTACAAGGCCACCCCGCACAAGAACATCCGCATGCACGGCGACTGCCACCCCGGCAACATGATGTGCCGCGACGAGATGTTCCACATCGTCGACCTGGATGACTGCCGCATGGGCCCGGCGGTGCAGGACCTGTGGATGATGCTGGCCGGTGACCGCCAGGAATGCCTGGGCCAACTGTCGGAGTTGATGGACGGCTACCAGGAATTCCACGACTTCGACCCTCGCGAACTGGCGCTGATCGAGCCTTTGCGCGCTCTGCGCCTGATGCACTACAGCGCCTGGCTGGCGCGACGTTGGGACGACCCGGCTTTCCCCCACAGCTTCCCGTGGTTTGGCACTGAGCGTTATTGGGGCGATCAGGTGCTGGCGCTGCGTGAGCAGTTGTCGGCGCTCAACGAAGAACCGCTGAAACTCTTCTGACCGCTTGTGCTTTATGTGGGAGGGGGCTCGCCCCCGATGACGGGCTACCTGTCAGCCTGTCTTTAGCTGACACACGGCTATCGGGGGCAAGCCCCCTCCCACATAGAGCAAAGCAGGTCCCACTGCCTGGCAAATATCCTTACAATCGCCCTTTGTTAGCTGCCTAAGCAAGGATTCTGCAATGCATGCCGCCAACCCTCGCAAGGGGTACATCCTGGGCCTGAGTGCCTATGTCATCTGGGGTCTGTTCCCGCTCTATTTCAAAGCCATCGCCAGTGTGCCCGCCGCCGAGATCATCGTGCATCGGGTGCTGTGGTCGGCGCTGTTCGGCGGTTTGCTGCTGATGGTATGGAAACATCCGGGCTGGTTTCGCGAGCTACGCGACAACCCCCAGCGCCTGGCGATCCTCGCCCTCAGTGGCGCGCTGATCGCCGCCAATTGGCTGACCTACGTGTGGTCGGTCAACACCGGGCGCATGCTTGAAGCGAGCCTGGGTTACTACATCAACCCGCTGGTGAATGTGCTGCTGGGCATGCTGCTTCTCGGCGAACGCCTGCGTCGTTTGCAATGGGTGGCCGTGGGTTTGGCGGCGATCGGTGTCGCGCAACAGGTGTGGCAAGTCGGTAGCTTGCCGTGGGTGTCGCTGGTGTTGGCACTGACGTTTGGCTTCTATGGCTTGATCCGTAAGCAGGCGCCGGTCAAGGCCCTGCCGGGGCTGGTGGTGGAAACCTGGATGCTGGTACCGATTGCCATCGCGTGGTTGTTGTTCAACCCCACAGCGCACAGTGCACAAATGGCCTTCTGGAGCACCTCCGAGGCCTGGTGGCTGGTGGCCGCGGGGCCTGTCACGCTGGTTCCGCTGGTATGTTTCAACGCCGCCGCACGGCATTTGCCCTACACCGCACTGGGCTTTTTGCAGTACGTGGCGCCAACGCTGGTACTACTGGAAGCCGTGCTGCTGTTCGGCGAGCATCTGGCGCCCAGTACGTTGACCGCCTTCGCCTTCATATGGGCCGGCCTGGTTATCTACAGCCTGGACGCCTGGCTGAGCGTGCGCAAACGCTGATCAAATAACGTACAACCCACTGCAAGCCACAGCCCTCGTGGCTTGCAGCGATTCACCCCAAGGTTATCCACAGCCTGATCCCCGCCATTTGTGCACAAGCCCTTGAAACTGCTCGTTTTTTGCTCAGCTGGCGAAGAGGCCCGGTCGGCGTGGCCTGGCGTTGTGTCTCTACAGGTTATCCACAGGCCCATGCAAGATTTCCATGCATAACCTTGTGCGTGGTTACTCTTCGCTGTGCAGTTCCACCATCAGGTCGTCCGCCAGGGTTTCCAGCGAGGCCTGCAGTGTCTCCAGGGACAGCGTCGAAGGCACCTGCAACAAGGCCTCGGCGCTGAACAGCGGATCGCCGCTCATCGGGGCCGGGCGCACGTCGGTGCTCAAGCGCTCCAGGTTGACGCCCTGCTGGCTCAACAGCGCAGTGATCTCGCGCACGATGCCCGAGCGGTCATTGCCCACCAGGGTCATCACAATCGGCGTGGAGGGCGACGCCTGCCCGGAACTGCCCTCACCCACCAGCACGCGAATGCCGTGTGTGGATAAATCCTCCAGCGCCCCCACCAATGCCTGACGGCTCTGCGCCGGCACACTGACGCGCAGGATCCCGGCAAACTGCCCGGCCATATGGGCCATGCGGCTTTCCAGCCAGTTGCCATCGTGGGCAGCGATGTTTTGCGCGATGCGTTCAACCAGGCCGGGTTTGTCGGCGGCGATAATTGTGAGTACAAGATGGTCCATGGCGAAGCCCTCTGGAAGTCAATCTACAAGGTGGACCCGGGAGTCCTTGAAAACAAATCGTGTACCATTTTTATATTTATCTGGAACAATCCAATAGTTTTTTGAGAACATCCGGTTCTCCGCTGTGACCGTACGACCAAAGTGGGTCGCTAAACGACGTATTTAGTCTAATTTTCACAACCGCAAGTCATCATGTAGTATGCCCAACCGTGCACTACATAATGAAAATCTGAAAAAGCGCATAAGCTCCGCAGAGTGAGGCAAGCAATGACTGAACACGTTCAAGTCGGTGGCCTGCAGGTCGCCAAAGTCCTGTTCGACTTCGTGAACAACGAAGCCATTCCCGGTACCGGCATCACTGCCGACCAGTTCTGGGCCGGCGCCGACAAGGTCATCCACGACCTGGCCCCGAAGAACAAAGCCCTACTCGCCAAACGCGACGATTTCCAGGCGCGGATCGATACCTGGCACCAGACCCATGCCGGCCAGGCCCACGACCCGGTGGCCTACAAAGCCTTTTTGCAAGATATCGGATACCTGCTGCCAGAAGCCGCAGATTTCCAGGCCTCGACGCAAAACGTCGATGACGAGATCGCGCGCATGGCCGGCCCCCAGTTGGTGGTGCCGGTGATGAATGCGCGCTTTGCCCTCAACGCCTCGAATGCGCGCTGGGGTTCGCTGTACGACGCACTGTATGGCACCGATGCCATCAGCGAAGCCAACGGCGCTGAAAAGGGCAAGGGCTACAACAAAGTGCGCGGCGACAAGGTCATCGCCTTCGCCCGTGCATTCCTCGACGAAGCCGCGCCGCTGAGTGCGGGCAGCCATGCCGAGTCCACCGGTTACAAGATCGTCGACGGCAAGCTGATCGTCAGCCTCAAGGGCGGCAGCAACAGCGGCCTGCGTGACGATGCACAGCTGATCGGTTTCCAGGGCCCCGCTGCCGAGCCGATTGCGATCCTGCTCAAGCACAACGGCCTGCACTTCGAAATCCAGATCGATGCCAGCACCCCGGTCGGCCAGACCGACGCCGCAGGCGTCAAAGACGTGCTGATGGAAGCCGCGCTGACCACCATCATGGATTGCGAAGATTCCGTGGCTGCCGTGGATGCCGACGACAAAGTGGTGATCTACCGCAACTGGCTCGGCCTGATGAAGGGCGACCTGGCCGAAGAAGTGGCCAAGGGCGGCAAGACCTTCACCCGCACCATGAACCCTGATCGCGCCTACACCGGCGTGGACGGCAACGACGTCACCTTGCACGGCCGTTCGCTGCTGTTCGTGCGCAACGTTGGCCACTTGATGACCATCGACGCCATCCTCGACAAGGACGGCAACGAAGTGCCGGAAGGCATCCTCGACGGCCTGATCACCAGCCTGGCGGCGATCCACAGCCTCAACGGCAACAGCACGCGCAAGAACAGCCGCACCGGTTCGGTGTACATCGTCAAACCGAAGATGCACGGCCCGGAAGAAGCAGCGTTCACCAACGAGCTGTTCGGTCGCATCGAAGAGGTGCTGAACCTGCCGCGCAATACGCTGAAAGTCGGGATCATGGACGAGGAACGCCGTACCACGGTCAACCTCAAGGCTTGCATCAAGGCGGCCAGCGAGCGCGTGGTGTTCATCAACACCGGCTTCCTCGACCGCACCGGCGATGAGATCCACACCTCCATGGAAGCCGGCGCGATGGTGCGCAAAGCGGCCATGAAGGCGGAAAAATGGATCGGCGCCTACGAGAACTGGAACGTCGATATCGGCTTGAGCACCGGCCTGCAAGGGCGTGCGCAAATCGGTAAAGGCATGTGGGCGATGCCCGACCTGATGGCCGCGATGCTCGAGCAGAAAATCGCCCACCCACTGGCCGGCGCCAATACCGCCTGGGTACCCTCGCCAACGGCTGCCGCGTTGCACGCGTTGCATTACCACAAGGTCGATGTGTTCGCCCGCCAGGCCGAGTTGGCCAAGCGCGAACGCGCCTCGGTGGACGACATCCTCACCATTCCGCTGGCCAGCAACACCGATTGGTCCGAAGAAGAGATCCGCAACGAACTGGACAACAATGCCCAGGGCATCCTCGGTTATGTGGTGCGCTGGATCGACCAGGGCGTGGGTTGCTCGAAGGTGCCGGACATCAATGATGTGGGCCTGATGGAAGACCGCGCTACCCTGCGTATCTCCAGCCAGCACATCGCCAACTGGTTGCGCCATGGCATCGTCAACGAAGCCCAGGTGATGGAAAGTCTCAAGCGCATGGCGCCGGTGGTAGACCGTCAGAATGCAGGGGACGCGCTGTACCGCCCGCTGGCGCCGGACTTCGACAGCAACATCGCGTTCCAGGCGGCGGTGGAGTTGGTGATTGAAGGGACCAAACAGCCTAACGGTTACACCGAGCCGGTGTTGCACCGCAGGCGTCGGGAGTTCAAGGCTAAAAACGGCCTGTAAATGAAAAAGCCCTGATCGAGAGATCGGGGCTTTTTTTTGGTTTGTAGGGTGGCCGAACTGGCGCTATCGGGGGCAAGCCCCCTCCCACCCTTTGATTTGTAAACACAGTCAAATGTGGGAGGGGGCCCCGATGAGGCCCGCACAGTCAATAAAGAATCAGGAAACCATCCCCAACTCCCGCTTCACCAACTTCGCCAACTTCGCACTATCAATCGGCTTGAGCAGGAAATCCACCACGCTCAAGTGCATGGCATCGATCACATCCGGCGCTTCCGCATCCCCCGACATAATGATGATCGGCAGCGCTGCACGCGTAGACTGGCGCACCTTGCTGATCAATTCCAGGCCGTTGCTCGGCGCCATGCGCAGGTCGGTGATCAACAGACCGATGGAGCTGCTCGACTTCAACAAGTCCCACGCCGCCTCGCCACTGTCGGCGGTCATGCAGCGAATGCCGTCCAGCCCCAGGATTTCCGCCAGCAGTTCACGCGCGTCCTTGTCGTCATCCACGATCAATACGCGTTGGGGCGGTAAATCAGGCTCCAGCATCACGGCGCTCAGCGCCTCGCGCTCGGCATCACTCAAAATATCGTGGTCGGACATACGTTTCTCAGCAGTTCTTATCAATCTCCAGCACACTCGTCAGACATCTGCTGGAGGGCGAACAATGTGCACTTCGTCGGAAAGTTTGCCTAGTGGGTGTTCTACGGGTTTTGGACGATAGTCATGTAAGGTTTTTCCCTAGTTTTGCTCAGGTCTCGCCAACCTAGACTTACGTCCAATGGGCACCCGCAGTGCAGGAGTCGACCATGCAGCACGATAACGACAAAAAAACTGCGGTCACTGTTATGAGTAAAGCTGATGCTTTCACACAGGCGGGTAAAACCGCCGTATTGCAGAACATTCACGGCACCCTGCAATTCCTGCAACGCTTCCCGCCGTTCAACCAGATGGAAAACGCGCACCTGGCGTTTCTGGTGGAACAGTGCCAACTGCGCTTCTATGGCCCGGGCGACAGCATCCTCAAGCCCTCGGGCGGGCCGGTCGAGCATTTCTATATTGTCAAGCAGGGCCGCGTAGTCGGCGAGCGGCCGGACTCCACCGATCCCACGTTCGAAATCACCACGGGCGAGTGCTTCCCCCTCGCCGCCTTGCTCGGTGAACGCGCCACCCGCACCGAGCACAAAGCTTGCGAAGACACCTTTTGCCTGCAACTGAACAAGATGGCGTTCATCAAGCTGTTCGCCCTTTCCAGCCCGTTTCGTGATTTCGCTTTGCGCGGGGTCAGCAGCCTGCTCGACCAGGTCAACCAGCAAGTGCAGCAAAAAGCCGTGGAAACCCTCGGCACCCAGTACTCCTTGAACACTCGCCTGGGCGAACTGGCCATGCGCCACCCGGTCACGTGCAGTCCAGACACTGCGCTGCGCGAAGCGGTGACGCTGATGCATGAGCAGCAGGTCGGCAGCATTGTGATTGTCGACGAGCACAAGGCACCGCTGGGCATTTTCACTTTGCGAGACCTGCGCCAGGTGGTGGCCGATGGCACCAGTGATTTCAGCCAGGGCATCGACCGCCACATGACCCAGGCACCGTTCTTCCTGACCCCGGACCACAGCGCGTTCGACGCGGCGATCGCCATGACCGAGCGACATATCGCCCACGTGTGCCTGGTCAAGGACCAGCGCCTGTGCGGCGTGGTCTCGGAGCGCGATCTGTTTTCCCTGCAGCGTGTCGACCTGGTGCACCTGGCGCGTACCATCCGCAACGCGTCCAGGGTGGAACAGCTGGTGGCGATCCGCGGCGAAATCGGCCAACTGGTCGAACGCATGCTGGCCCACGGTGCTTCGTCTACCCAGATCACCCACATTATTACCTTGCTGAACGATCACACCGTATGCCGCGTAATCGAGCTGACCCTGGCGGAAAAAGGCGACCCCGGCGTGCCCTTCAGTTGGCTGTGCTTTGGCAGCGAAGGCCGCCGCGAACAGACGCTGTACACCGACCAGGACAACGGCATCCTGTTCGAAGCCCGCGACGCGGTTGAAGCCGCCGAGATTCGCGAGCGCCTGCTGCCCCTGGCGCAACAGATCAACCAGAGCCTGGCGCTGTGTGGCTTCAGCCTGTGCAAGGGCAATATCATGGCCGGCAACCCGCAGCTGTGCCTGTCACGGGCCGAGTGGGCCCGGCGGTTTGCCGCCTTCATCCGCGAAGCGACGCCGGAGAACCTGCTGGGCTCGAGCATCTATTTCGATTTGCGGGTGGTGTGGGGCGACGAGCAAGGGTGCGAGCAACTGCGCCAAGGCATCCTTGATCAGGTGGCGGACAACCGCTTGTTCCAACGCATGCTGGCCGAGAATGCCCTGCGCCAACGCCCACCCGTGGGGCGCTTTCGCGAGTTCGTGCTGACGCGCAAAAGCGGTGAAAAAGCCACCCTTGACCTCAAGGTGCAGGGCCTCACGCCGTTTGTGGACGGGGCGCGCCTGCTCGCCCTGGCCAACGGCGTGCACGCCAACAACACCCTGGAGCGGCTGCGCCAACTGGTCGCCAAGGCAGTGATCGAGCCGCTGGACGGTGCCGCCTATGAAGAGGCCTATCACTTCATCCAGCAAACCCGCATGCAGCAGCACCAGGTGCAGACGCGGGAAAACCTGCCGTATTCCAACCGCGTCGATCCCGACAGCCTCAACCACCTGGACCGTCGCATCCTGCGCGAGTCCCTGCGTCAGGCCCAACGCCTGCAAAGCAGCCTGACCCTGCGGTATCAACTGTGAGTCTGTTCGGTTGGCTGCACGCAAAAAAACCCAGACTCAACGCGGCGCAGCAGCAACGCCTGGCCCAACTGCGCGCGCCCGCAGCACTGGGCAATGAGCCATTGCGCAGCCAGCGCTGGGTGGTGGTCGACCTGGAAACCAGCGGCCTGCACCTCAACCGTGACCAGGTGCTGTCCATCGGCGCCGTGGTGATCGAAGACGGCGCGGTGGATTTCTCGCAGATGTTCGAACGCACCCTGCAACGCACCGCCACCAAACTCAGCCCCAGCGTGTTGATCCACGGCCTCGGCCCGAGTGCAATCGCGGCGGGCAGCGACCCGGTGGATGCGCTGCTGGATTTCATGGAATTCGTGGGCGACAGCCCGCTGCTGGCCTTCCATGCACCGTTCGATCAACACATGCTGTGCCGGGCGCTCAAGGACAGCCTGGGTTATCGACTGGCCCATGTGTTTCTGGATGTGGCCGATATCGCCCCGCTGTTATGCCCCGAAGCGAACATCCGTGAGGCCGGGCTGGATGACTGGATCAACCATTTCAAGCTGCAGGTGGGCGAACGCCACCACGCCAGCGCCGATGCACTGGCGACGGCGGAACTGATGCTGATCCTGTTCAGCCGGGCGCGCCAGCAACACATCGACACGCCTCAGGCGCTGCAAGAGCGCTTGAGCCAGTGGCGGCGGCGTAAGCACACGCCGTCGTTCTAGGGGACGCGGAGCGTCCGGGGCGGCATTCTCATGCGGAGCGTGGGAACGATCGCCCGACGGACGCCAATTGCGCGCACATCACGCCTCTGACACAATCGCGAATAATTCTCGTTAGTTTAAACTTTATTCGGTGATGCCTTGTCGTCGGTCCAGACCCCACACAGTGAGCTTGTTGGCGCGTTGTATCGCGACCATCGCGGCTGGCTGCTGGCCTGGCTGCGGCGCAACGTAGCCTGCCCGAGCCGCGCCGAAGACCTGAGCCAGGACACCTTCATGCGCCTGCTGGGCCGTGACGGGCTGCGCGAGCCCCGCGAGCCGCGTGCCTTTCTGGTCGCCATCGCCAAGGGCTTGTTGTTCGACTACTTCCGCCGCGCCGCGCTGGAACAGGCCTACCTCACCGAATTGATGCTGATCCCGGAAAGCGAACACCCCTCGCCCGAAGAACAGCAATTGATCCTGGAAGACCTCAAAGCCATCGACCGCCTGCTCGGCACCCTGTCGAGCAAAGCCCGCGCCGCGTTCCTCTATAACCGCCTCGACGGCCTGGGCCATGCAGAAATCGCCCAGCGCCTGGGTGTGTCAGTGCCCCGCGTGCGCCAGTACCTGGCCCAGGGTATTCGCCAGTGCTACATCGCGTTGTATGGCGAGCCATCGTGAGCGTGATCAGCTCCAAGCCGGTGTCGGCCCGGGTGCTGGACGCCGCGATTGCCTGGCAGCTGTCCCTCGACTCCGGCGACGGCAGCGTGGTGGAACAGGAAGAATTCGCCAAGTGGCTGGCCAGCGATGAAGAACACGCTCGCGCCTGGCGCCAATTGGGCATGCTCGACCAGCGTTTCAGTGCCGCTTGCGGTCCTGCGCGGGCGGCGTTGCTGCAGTCGCGCAACAGCGTTCGCCAGCGCATGCGCAAGCTGGGCGGTGGCCTGGCGAGCATCGCACTGGTGTGCGGCCTGGCCTTGTTCGCCGGTGAGCGGTATGTGCCCATCCACTATTGGTTGGCCGACCAGCGCACCGCCACCGGCGAGCAGCGCACAATCGAGCTGGCGGACGGCACCCGGATCAACCTCAATACCCACAGCGCCATTGACGTGCGCTTCGATGAGAAACGCCGGTTGATTGTGTTGCAGGAAGGCGAAATCCTCGTCGAAACCGGCCACAACGATGCCCGGCCGTTTTCTGTGCAAACCCGCGACGGCAACCTGCGGGCGCTGGGTACGCGGTTTATCGTCAGGCGCGAAGACGGC
Above is a genomic segment from Pseudomonas sp. R5-89-07 containing:
- a CDS encoding PolC-type DNA polymerase III, with amino-acid sequence MSLFGWLHAKKPRLNAAQQQRLAQLRAPAALGNEPLRSQRWVVVDLETSGLHLNRDQVLSIGAVVIEDGAVDFSQMFERTLQRTATKLSPSVLIHGLGPSAIAAGSDPVDALLDFMEFVGDSPLLAFHAPFDQHMLCRALKDSLGYRLAHVFLDVADIAPLLCPEANIREAGLDDWINHFKLQVGERHHASADALATAELMLILFSRARQQHIDTPQALQERLSQWRRRKHTPSF
- a CDS encoding putative nucleotidyltransferase substrate binding domain-containing protein, encoding MSKADAFTQAGKTAVLQNIHGTLQFLQRFPPFNQMENAHLAFLVEQCQLRFYGPGDSILKPSGGPVEHFYIVKQGRVVGERPDSTDPTFEITTGECFPLAALLGERATRTEHKACEDTFCLQLNKMAFIKLFALSSPFRDFALRGVSSLLDQVNQQVQQKAVETLGTQYSLNTRLGELAMRHPVTCSPDTALREAVTLMHEQQVGSIVIVDEHKAPLGIFTLRDLRQVVADGTSDFSQGIDRHMTQAPFFLTPDHSAFDAAIAMTERHIAHVCLVKDQRLCGVVSERDLFSLQRVDLVHLARTIRNASRVEQLVAIRGEIGQLVERMLAHGASSTQITHIITLLNDHTVCRVIELTLAEKGDPGVPFSWLCFGSEGRREQTLYTDQDNGILFEARDAVEAAEIRERLLPLAQQINQSLALCGFSLCKGNIMAGNPQLCLSRAEWARRFAAFIREATPENLLGSSIYFDLRVVWGDEQGCEQLRQGILDQVADNRLFQRMLAENALRQRPPVGRFREFVLTRKSGEKATLDLKVQGLTPFVDGARLLALANGVHANNTLERLRQLVAKAVIEPLDGAAYEEAYHFIQQTRMQQHQVQTRENLPYSNRVDPDSLNHLDRRILRESLRQAQRLQSSLTLRYQL
- a CDS encoding FecR domain-containing protein, giving the protein MSVISSKPVSARVLDAAIAWQLSLDSGDGSVVEQEEFAKWLASDEEHARAWRQLGMLDQRFSAACGPARAALLQSRNSVRQRMRKLGGGLASIALVCGLALFAGERYVPIHYWLADQRTATGEQRTIELADGTRINLNTHSAIDVRFDEKRRLIVLQEGEILVETGHNDARPFSVQTRDGNLRALGTRFIVRREDGATRLSVLQSAVAAQPQALHQEQVFKQGQQVLMRSDGLGLVLAVPAASDAWTRGMLVVDNARLGDVVAELGRYRSGHLGVDSNVADLRITGSFPLHDTTLALNALLPTLPVQIEQHTPWWVTVKGKP
- a CDS encoding RNA polymerase sigma factor encodes the protein MSSVQTPHSELVGALYRDHRGWLLAWLRRNVACPSRAEDLSQDTFMRLLGRDGLREPREPRAFLVAIAKGLLFDYFRRAALEQAYLTELMLIPESEHPSPEEQQLILEDLKAIDRLLGTLSSKARAAFLYNRLDGLGHAEIAQRLGVSVPRVRQYLAQGIRQCYIALYGEPS